Proteins encoded within one genomic window of Thermodesulfobacteriota bacterium:
- a CDS encoding radical SAM protein: MTLSRFRPIRRVMLIFPPMYDVKVLDTMVCPPMGIASLAAFIRDRVEVRLLDCVAEAWTQKEAVTPEVERVGLTDDQIIERIRAWQPDLVGLSCVFSNQIGCVARLSRRIKNDIGREVLVVTGGTHPSFLPEKTLADTDVDIVVLGEGELGLRDIIESRDSGGNLAAIDGIAYRDGDRIVVHPRTTWIEDLDTLPFPARDLLPLEKYFQARMPMAYHWRKTRNVPIISSRGCPNRCAFCSSWRHWGGRFRKRSAENVLAEIKHLKEAYGIQELKWQDDNLTADKKRAVEIFSKMVERGLAMPWNTPNGIAIWTLDEDLIRLMKQSGCYEISLAVESGDPETFERFVGKPFALDKAREVARLARKHRIATVGYFILGFPGEPFAQIERSMKFALDLKIDYLSPFIYIPIPGSRLWDECLAGGLISEHYAFEESNNFFERNFNSEMFEIEKLYRLQARSYITNLIKLPFRNPREFVAWYGRRLLTHPEFFRDFFTRLWRFRIMKKLGRKSV, from the coding sequence ATGACGCTGAGCCGTTTCCGCCCCATCCGGCGGGTGATGCTGATTTTCCCGCCCATGTATGACGTCAAGGTGCTGGACACCATGGTCTGCCCGCCCATGGGCATCGCCTCCCTGGCGGCCTTTATCCGGGACAGGGTCGAGGTGCGGCTGCTGGATTGCGTGGCCGAAGCCTGGACACAGAAGGAGGCCGTCACCCCTGAAGTCGAACGGGTGGGACTGACCGACGACCAGATCATCGAAAGGATCCGCGCCTGGCAGCCGGACCTGGTCGGCCTGTCGTGCGTCTTTTCCAACCAGATCGGCTGCGTGGCCCGGCTCAGCCGCCGCATTAAAAACGATATCGGCCGGGAGGTACTGGTGGTCACGGGCGGCACCCACCCCTCTTTTCTTCCGGAAAAAACCCTGGCCGACACGGATGTGGACATAGTGGTTCTGGGAGAAGGAGAGCTGGGCTTACGCGACATTATCGAGTCGCGCGACAGCGGAGGAAACCTGGCGGCAATCGACGGCATCGCCTACCGGGACGGGGATCGGATCGTCGTCCATCCGCGGACCACCTGGATCGAGGACCTGGATACCCTGCCCTTTCCGGCCCGGGACCTGCTGCCCCTGGAAAAATATTTTCAGGCCCGGATGCCCATGGCCTATCACTGGCGCAAAACCAGAAACGTGCCGATTATTTCCAGCCGGGGATGCCCCAACCGTTGCGCCTTCTGCTCTTCCTGGCGGCACTGGGGAGGGCGCTTCCGCAAGCGCTCGGCCGAGAACGTGCTGGCGGAGATCAAACATTTAAAAGAAGCCTACGGCATCCAGGAATTGAAATGGCAGGACGATAACCTGACGGCGGATAAAAAACGGGCCGTGGAAATATTTTCAAAGATGGTGGAGCGCGGGCTGGCCATGCCGTGGAACACGCCCAACGGAATCGCCATCTGGACCCTGGACGAAGACCTGATCCGGCTGATGAAGCAGAGCGGATGCTATGAGATTTCCCTGGCGGTGGAATCGGGCGACCCGGAAACCTTCGAGCGGTTTGTGGGCAAACCGTTCGCCCTGGACAAAGCCAGGGAGGTGGCCCGGCTGGCCAGAAAGCACCGCATCGCCACGGTCGGCTATTTCATTCTCGGGTTTCCGGGCGAGCCCTTCGCCCAGATCGAACGCTCCATGAAGTTCGCCCTGGACCTGAAGATCGACTATCTGTCTCCCTTCATTTACATTCCCATCCCCGGTTCCCGGCTGTGGGACGAATGCCTGGCCGGCGGGTTGATTTCCGAACACTACGCCTTTGAAGAATCCAACAACTTCTTTGAGCGTAATTTCAATTCGGAGATGTTCGAGATCGAAAAGCTCTACCGGCTTCAGGCCCGGTCGTATATCACCAACCTGATCAAGCTGCCCTTTCGAAATCCCCGGGAGTTCGTGGCCTGGTACGGCCGCCGGCTGCTGACCCATCCGGAATTCTTCCGGGATTTCTTTACCCGCCTGTGGCGTTTCCGGATCATGAAGAAGCTGGGCCGGAAGTCCGTCTGA
- a CDS encoding tetratricopeptide repeat protein, with protein sequence MKPVLTKFGICLALVIMTGCVYWQIRHHGTVNTDDFHITTNKFVDNAYSYQGLLEGMSTLVAGIWMPLVYLSAGAQMEFFGRDFGLYHLVAAGIHAANAVILFLLLFQMTGALWKSALAAALFAVHPLNVEPVAWLACLRVIQSGFCCLLTLYFYALYAARRSSFYYTLSLFWYAASLFSVPMFPAVPFLLLLLDFWPLGRLGGKEKIGRAVWEKFPFFGIMAILLAIVMFSHNLSTSPGIDPYPLPERILNVFYAYVGFIQQTLIPFNIAVYYPFPDSFPFWKTGGAVLALFIITAISLRRVRRYPFLIIGWLWFAGMMFPLSGIAQIGTQSRSDHYAYIPLIGLLIFIVWGAAAVVEKRRLPGKPVAVASVIVIVLLAFVSWRQAGYWKDSETLMRHALKVTRNNFEAHNYLAQALADQGDLDAAVDHFKKALAIKPDHLKSHINLANVYISTGQADRAIYHLNRALEKDPTDARLYNNLGALYEKTGDARAALVNYRKAVALNPGYAPAYDNLAVVEANTGDLAGAVGHFQQALAINPRSAGTHFRLAVTLVQAGREEEAKQHLLTAITLDPANPQFRELLNLFRQGRPAALTGTEN encoded by the coding sequence TTGAAGCCAGTTCTGACAAAGTTCGGCATCTGCCTCGCGCTTGTGATCATGACCGGTTGCGTCTACTGGCAGATCCGCCATCACGGCACGGTCAATACCGACGACTTTCACATCACCACCAACAAGTTCGTCGATAACGCATACTCGTATCAGGGCCTGCTGGAGGGGATGAGCACCCTGGTGGCCGGGATCTGGATGCCCCTGGTCTATCTGTCGGCCGGCGCGCAAATGGAGTTCTTCGGCCGTGATTTCGGCCTCTATCACCTGGTGGCGGCCGGCATCCATGCCGCCAACGCCGTCATCCTGTTCCTGCTGCTGTTCCAGATGACCGGGGCCTTGTGGAAAAGCGCCCTGGCCGCGGCGCTGTTCGCGGTCCATCCCTTAAACGTCGAACCCGTGGCCTGGCTGGCCTGCCTCAGGGTGATCCAAAGCGGTTTCTGCTGCCTGCTGACCCTCTATTTTTATGCCCTGTATGCCGCCCGCCGCTCCAGCTTTTATTACACCCTGTCCCTGTTCTGGTACGCGGCCAGCCTCTTTTCCGTGCCCATGTTTCCGGCCGTGCCGTTTCTGCTGCTGCTGCTGGATTTCTGGCCCCTGGGGCGGCTGGGGGGAAAAGAAAAAATCGGGCGCGCCGTCTGGGAAAAATTTCCTTTCTTCGGCATCATGGCTATTCTGCTGGCCATCGTCATGTTTTCACACAACCTGTCAACGTCTCCCGGTATCGACCCCTATCCTCTGCCTGAACGCATTTTAAATGTCTTTTATGCCTATGTCGGTTTTATCCAGCAGACCCTGATTCCGTTCAACATCGCCGTGTACTATCCGTTCCCGGACAGCTTCCCTTTCTGGAAAACCGGCGGCGCCGTCCTGGCGCTTTTCATCATTACGGCGATCTCTTTGCGCCGGGTTCGCCGTTATCCTTTTCTGATCATCGGCTGGCTGTGGTTTGCCGGCATGATGTTCCCGCTTTCCGGGATCGCCCAGATCGGCACCCAGTCCCGATCCGACCATTACGCCTACATTCCCCTCATCGGACTGCTGATTTTCATCGTCTGGGGAGCGGCGGCCGTGGTCGAAAAGCGGCGCCTTCCCGGAAAACCGGTCGCCGTCGCCTCCGTCATCGTCATTGTCCTGCTGGCCTTTGTTTCCTGGCGTCAGGCCGGGTACTGGAAAGACTCCGAGACCCTCATGCGTCACGCCCTCAAGGTCACCCGGAACAATTTCGAAGCGCACAATTACCTGGCCCAGGCCCTGGCCGATCAGGGCGACCTGGACGCGGCCGTCGATCATTTTAAAAAGGCCCTGGCCATCAAACCGGACCATTTGAAATCCCACATCAATCTGGCCAATGTCTATATCAGCACCGGGCAGGCGGACAGGGCCATCTACCATTTGAACCGGGCCCTGGAAAAGGACCCCACCGACGCCCGCCTTTACAACAACCTCGGCGCGCTTTATGAAAAGACCGGGGATGCCCGGGCGGCCCTGGTAAACTACCGGAAGGCGGTTGCCCTCAACCCCGGATACGCGCCGGCTTATGACAACCTGGCCGTGGTGGAAGCCAATACCGGGGACCTGGCCGGCGCCGTCGGCCATTTCCAGCAGGCCCTGGCCATCAATCCCCGGTCCGCCGGAACGCACTTCCGGCTGGCGGTGACCCTGGTTCAGGCCGGTCGGGAAGAAGAAGCGAAACAGCATCTGCTCACGGCCATTACCCTGGACCCGGCTAACCCGCAGTTCCGGGAACTGCTGAACCTGTTCAGGCAAGGTCGGCCTGCCGCCTTAACCGGAACGGAGAACTGA
- a CDS encoding radical SAM protein: MPPRVLLSSVFKPFAVDNMYGRVDSKIELYHNQITKYQGVFSMRSFMDSYGLHVIASNIDVPATVLDFPTLPRFIREVKKGYDIIGISGIMPNFQKIKKMAETVRDISPRSTLVIGGFCAGLPDINKMMDVDHVCVGEGIGFMRRLLGLPEAFVYKNPDVVSQMREVLGVPLWRAYTPHIVVGLGCSYGCDFCSPSHFFGRRHIKFFTSGKTLYDEMVRVKRRFKTDIVSFIGDDNFLLDRQRAEELRECVIAGKETFNIFLFGSADQVAAFGPERLAEMGTSMIWIGREGKFSGYAKNRGIDMKSLIAELRSVGIKTILSSILLLEEHDKKTIGEDIDEHLACNPVFSQFAHYSPVPGTPLYDRLEKEGRILHQIPLEEWHAFRQPWFVHPSFTLVEAEKVQNRAYTRDFFELGPSTLRFIAVELEGWRNLRDSDKPHLRQRARAVAAGAWKLQSIALAIRHLAPTDHIRDLADEVLAGMARDFGPPRLPQQGIAAGLYLSGRARQWRTAFFGDALQPPTRMVKYNQ; this comes from the coding sequence ATGCCGCCACGGGTTCTTTTGAGTTCCGTGTTCAAGCCCTTTGCCGTGGACAATATGTACGGCCGCGTGGACTCGAAAATCGAACTGTATCACAACCAGATCACCAAATATCAGGGCGTGTTTTCCATGCGGTCCTTCATGGACTCGTACGGCCTTCATGTCATTGCCAGCAATATTGACGTGCCGGCCACGGTCCTGGATTTCCCCACCCTGCCCCGCTTCATCCGGGAAGTCAAAAAAGGCTATGATATCATCGGCATCAGCGGCATCATGCCCAACTTCCAGAAAATAAAGAAGATGGCGGAAACGGTCCGGGATATCTCGCCCCGTTCCACCCTGGTCATCGGCGGGTTCTGCGCGGGATTGCCCGATATTAATAAAATGATGGATGTAGACCATGTCTGCGTGGGCGAAGGCATCGGCTTCATGCGCCGGCTGCTGGGGCTACCGGAAGCGTTCGTTTACAAAAATCCCGATGTCGTCAGCCAGATGCGGGAGGTCCTGGGGGTCCCCCTGTGGCGTGCCTACACACCGCATATCGTGGTCGGCCTGGGCTGTTCCTATGGCTGCGATTTCTGCTCCCCGAGCCATTTCTTCGGCCGGCGTCATATCAAATTTTTCACCAGCGGCAAGACCCTGTATGATGAAATGGTACGGGTCAAGCGGCGCTTCAAAACCGATATCGTCAGTTTCATCGGGGACGACAATTTCCTCCTCGACCGGCAGCGGGCCGAGGAACTGCGGGAATGCGTCATCGCCGGCAAGGAAACGTTCAACATCTTTCTGTTCGGCAGCGCCGACCAGGTGGCGGCCTTTGGTCCGGAACGGCTGGCGGAGATGGGCACGTCCATGATCTGGATCGGCCGGGAGGGAAAATTCTCCGGGTATGCCAAAAACCGGGGAATCGACATGAAATCACTGATTGCCGAATTGCGGTCGGTGGGCATCAAGACCATTCTCTCGTCCATTCTCCTGCTGGAAGAACATGATAAAAAGACCATCGGGGAGGACATTGACGAGCACCTGGCCTGCAACCCGGTCTTCAGCCAGTTCGCCCATTATTCACCGGTGCCGGGCACGCCGCTTTACGACCGGCTGGAAAAGGAAGGCCGGATCCTTCACCAGATTCCCCTGGAGGAATGGCACGCCTTCCGCCAGCCCTGGTTTGTGCATCCGTCCTTTACCCTGGTCGAGGCGGAGAAGGTCCAGAACCGGGCCTATACCCGGGATTTTTTCGAACTGGGCCCCTCCACCCTCCGCTTCATCGCGGTGGAACTGGAAGGCTGGCGGAACCTCAGGGACTCGGACAAGCCGCATTTACGCCAGCGGGCCCGGGCCGTTGCCGCCGGGGCGTGGAAACTGCAGTCCATCGCCCTGGCCATCCGGCACCTGGCGCCGACGGACCATATCCGCGACCTGGCCGATGAGGTGCTGGCCGGTATGGCCCGGGATTTCGGACCGCCCCGGCTGCCGCAGCAGGGCATTGCCGCCGGGCTTTACCTGTCCGGCCGGGCCAGGCAATGGCGCACCGCTTTCTTCGGAGACGCGCTTCAGCCGCCGACCCGGATGGTGAAATACAATCAATGA
- a CDS encoding glycosyltransferase N-terminal domain-containing protein, whose amino-acid sequence MKSGTLNIAFRLYEAGWRLAMPLLKIEPRLKDGYPARAFVQRPPGPADIWIQAASAGEAYLAVSLIKGLPPDRDLRVLVSTNTRQGLEILAKAAADQSAQASRLSIALMFCPFDRPSVMDAAVRHIQPRVMVLLESELWPGLLYALKRYNRKTMIVNGRMTDRSLKRYRLLPGFCKALAPDKVLAMSPDDAGRFAALFGPDRVETMPSMKFDGVRVEGPESQSALAIRNLLPKDSRFLVFGSIRQEEEPLVLDMIRLITGLLPGLVVGLFPRHMHRLDAWRQLLAKAGIKWVLRSALSAGPAGPDTVVLWDTFGELNAAYAEAAAVFVGGSLAPLGGQNFLEPLVHGVVPVIGPYWDNFTWVGEELFSAGLVRKTPDWQAAAAELVVLLEAPPSRQTIRDQAAAFISQRQGGTAQACRRILEALD is encoded by the coding sequence TTGAAGAGCGGCACCCTGAATATTGCTTTCCGTTTGTACGAGGCCGGCTGGCGCCTGGCCATGCCCCTGCTCAAAATCGAGCCGCGGCTCAAGGACGGTTACCCGGCCCGGGCCTTTGTCCAGCGGCCGCCGGGGCCGGCCGACATCTGGATCCAGGCGGCCTCGGCCGGTGAAGCCTACCTGGCTGTTTCCCTGATCAAAGGCCTGCCGCCGGACCGGGACCTGCGCGTCCTGGTCAGTACCAACACCCGCCAGGGCCTGGAAATCCTGGCGAAAGCCGCTGCCGATCAATCCGCTCAGGCGTCGCGACTTTCCATCGCGCTGATGTTCTGCCCCTTTGACCGGCCGTCGGTGATGGACGCGGCCGTGCGCCACATTCAGCCCCGGGTCATGGTGCTGCTGGAAAGCGAACTGTGGCCGGGCCTGCTCTACGCGCTTAAGCGGTACAACCGCAAAACCATGATCGTCAACGGCCGCATGACGGACCGGAGCCTGAAACGGTACCGGCTCCTGCCCGGATTCTGCAAGGCACTGGCCCCGGACAAGGTGCTGGCCATGTCCCCGGACGATGCCGGACGGTTCGCGGCCCTGTTCGGGCCCGACCGGGTCGAGACCATGCCCAGCATGAAGTTTGACGGCGTCCGCGTGGAGGGCCCGGAATCGCAAAGCGCCCTCGCGATCCGGAACCTCCTGCCGAAGGATTCGCGATTTCTGGTTTTCGGCTCCATCCGCCAGGAAGAGGAGCCCCTGGTCCTGGACATGATCCGGCTGATCACCGGCCTTTTGCCGGGCCTGGTCGTGGGCCTTTTCCCCCGGCACATGCACCGCCTCGATGCCTGGCGGCAGCTGCTTGCCAAAGCCGGAATAAAATGGGTCCTTCGCTCCGCGCTTTCCGCCGGCCCGGCCGGGCCGGACACGGTCGTACTCTGGGATACCTTCGGTGAGTTGAACGCCGCCTATGCCGAAGCCGCGGCCGTGTTCGTGGGCGGCAGCCTGGCGCCCCTGGGCGGGCAGAACTTCCTGGAGCCCCTGGTCCACGGGGTGGTGCCGGTGATCGGGCCGTACTGGGACAATTTTACCTGGGTGGGCGAGGAACTGTTTTCCGCCGGCCTGGTGCGCAAAACGCCGGACTGGCAGGCGGCGGCAGCCGAACTGGTCGTTCTCCTGGAAGCCCCGCCGTCCCGGCAAACCATCCGGGACCAGGCCGCCGCTTTTATCAGCCAGCGCCAGGGCGGCACGGCCCAGGCCTGCCGCCGCATCCTGGAAGCCCTCGATTAA
- a CDS encoding TerC family protein, producing the protein MEFLTDPHMWLALVTLTALEIVLGIDNIIFIAILAGRLPENQQAAGRRAGLGMALITRILLLFSLTLIMRLTAPLFTVLGNDISGRDIILLGGGLFLLAKSTVEIHAHIEGDEEDNGPGGKMDAHPSFFSVVSQIMVLDIVFSLDSVITAIGLAEQIGVMVAAIVIAVGFMMFLAGSVSAFIERHPTVKMLALSFLLLVGMALIGDGLDLHIPRGYIYFAMGFSIFVEMLNLKVRAREKSANR; encoded by the coding sequence ATGGAATTTCTGACTGATCCGCATATGTGGCTGGCGCTGGTTACCCTGACGGCGCTTGAAATCGTTCTGGGCATCGACAACATCATCTTTATCGCCATTCTGGCCGGCCGTCTGCCGGAAAACCAGCAGGCCGCGGGCCGCCGGGCCGGGCTGGGCATGGCCCTGATCACGCGGATCCTGCTGCTCTTTTCCCTGACGCTGATCATGCGGCTGACCGCGCCCCTGTTCACGGTACTGGGCAACGACATCTCCGGCCGGGACATCATCCTGCTGGGCGGCGGGCTGTTCCTGCTGGCCAAAAGCACCGTGGAAATTCATGCCCACATCGAGGGCGATGAGGAGGACAACGGCCCGGGCGGCAAAATGGACGCCCACCCGTCCTTCTTTTCCGTGGTCTCGCAGATCATGGTGCTGGACATCGTCTTTTCCCTGGACTCGGTCATCACCGCCATCGGCCTGGCCGAGCAGATCGGCGTCATGGTGGCGGCCATCGTCATCGCGGTGGGGTTCATGATGTTTCTGGCCGGAAGCGTCAGCGCCTTTATCGAAAGACATCCCACGGTCAAAATGCTGGCCCTGTCCTTCCTGCTGCTGGTCGGCATGGCGCTCATCGGCGACGGACTGGACCTGCACATTCCCAGGGGATACATCTATTTTGCCATGGGCTTCTCGATTTTTGTGGAAATGCTCAACCTGAAAGTCCGCGCCCGGGAGAAATCCGCCAACCGGTAA
- a CDS encoding DUF433 domain-containing protein → MERLARITFNPEVMGGKPCIRGMRVTVGMIVGLIAAGHTRQEVLEMYPYLENGDIDEALRYAAWRVEEIEVTLAM, encoded by the coding sequence ATGGAACGATTAGCACGGATTACCTTTAATCCCGAAGTGATGGGCGGAAAACCATGCATTAGAGGCATGCGGGTCACGGTGGGGATGATCGTTGGCTTGATCGCTGCCGGGCATACAAGGCAGGAAGTATTGGAGATGTATCCGTACCTTGAGAACGGTGACATCGATGAGGCCCTTCGTTATGCTGCCTGGCGTGTAGAAGAGATTGAAGTCACTCTGGCCATGTGA
- a CDS encoding DUF5615 family PIN-like protein has product MKILIDMNLSPRWVVLLTNAGHEAVHWSNVGAPDATDHEIMAWARTNTFMVLTHDLDFGAILASTDAHSPSVFQVRTQNISPQHLGNLIISALQQFEQILKQGALISLDENRARARILPLNREK; this is encoded by the coding sequence ATGAAAATCCTAATTGACATGAATTTATCCCCACGCTGGGTCGTTTTATTGACAAACGCAGGTCATGAAGCGGTCCACTGGTCGAATGTTGGCGCACCTGACGCGACTGACCATGAAATCATGGCTTGGGCTCGAACAAACACTTTTATGGTTTTGACCCATGATCTTGATTTCGGAGCCATTCTTGCTTCTACGGATGCGCATTCCCCAAGTGTCTTCCAAGTGCGAACCCAGAATATTTCTCCTCAACACCTCGGCAATTTAATTATTTCCGCTCTTCAGCAGTTCGAACAAATTCTAAAACAGGGCGCGTTAATCAGTCTTGACGAGAATCGTGCGCGAGCCCGTATCCTTCCATTAAATAGAGAAAAATAG
- a CDS encoding NERD domain-containing protein/DEAD/DEAH box helicase, which produces MALMIPVEVRDFTTEGEGRFYRFLATVAKPDAAYQAWYLPDINGKEPDFILYSDAIGLIIFEVKDWVLDQIREANPHQFVLDINGQASPRKNPFHQAREYVSELKHKISADGKLVATDPIHRGNPRIPISMGVVLPNVNKHEYVEKKLDAVIPADKIFFWDDLHPQSDICSDRSGKCFSAALSERFAPLFKFTVSHADRVTLRQLLFPEVRIDLPDRGRDSVHLSQAERLRLLDNCQEALARQFDGGHRIIIGPSGSGKTLILAHKAVFLQKYNPAVKNILFVCYNIPLVNYIRGLLAAKAVPLGEPGVRVCHFYELCADIIGEKISFENEEPGYYDIIIQEALSRVGAFGKTYDAILLDEGQDFSPDMFRVITGLLSPVTSNLTIALDENQNIYHPGTRWSELGIQARGRVHRLTPVYRNTVEIAGFAARFIGSSPVPADAPEDPQMPLFCDPYVFHGPPPELCRFETLDLMTAGIARRAADLVRQEGYPFSEIAFLFAMKKPDKTRTDTLPEMLEDALSQQGILSQWMSEDLRSKKSYDITTNRAVISTIHSAKGLDYSVVFLLGLDCLAPKAEGWTREQIDRLIYVGITRARYRLIIPYVEDRRIVERLKNCL; this is translated from the coding sequence ATGGCACTCATGATCCCCGTTGAGGTCCGCGACTTCACCACCGAAGGCGAGGGCCGCTTTTACCGGTTCCTGGCAACCGTGGCCAAGCCCGATGCCGCCTATCAGGCCTGGTACCTGCCGGACATCAACGGCAAGGAGCCGGACTTCATCCTCTATTCGGACGCCATCGGCCTGATCATCTTCGAGGTCAAGGACTGGGTGCTGGACCAGATCCGGGAAGCCAACCCGCACCAGTTCGTCCTGGACATCAACGGCCAGGCCTCACCCCGCAAGAACCCCTTCCACCAGGCCCGGGAATACGTCTCTGAACTCAAGCACAAGATCAGCGCCGACGGCAAGCTCGTTGCCACCGATCCGATCCACCGCGGCAACCCCAGAATCCCCATCAGCATGGGGGTGGTCTTGCCCAACGTCAACAAGCACGAATACGTGGAGAAAAAACTGGACGCCGTCATCCCGGCGGACAAGATTTTTTTCTGGGATGACCTGCACCCGCAATCGGACATCTGCAGCGACCGCAGCGGCAAATGCTTTTCCGCGGCGCTGTCCGAGCGCTTTGCCCCCCTCTTTAAATTCACCGTCTCCCACGCGGACCGGGTGACCCTCCGGCAGCTCCTGTTCCCGGAAGTGCGGATCGACCTGCCGGACCGGGGCCGGGACAGCGTGCACCTCAGCCAGGCCGAACGGCTCCGGCTGCTGGACAACTGCCAGGAAGCCCTGGCCCGGCAGTTCGACGGCGGCCACCGCATCATCATCGGCCCCTCCGGCAGCGGCAAGACCCTGATCCTGGCCCACAAGGCCGTCTTCCTCCAGAAATACAACCCGGCCGTCAAAAACATTCTCTTTGTCTGCTACAACATCCCCCTGGTCAACTACATCCGGGGCCTGCTGGCCGCCAAGGCCGTCCCCCTGGGCGAACCCGGTGTCCGGGTCTGTCATTTCTATGAACTCTGCGCCGACATCATCGGGGAAAAAATATCCTTTGAAAACGAGGAACCCGGTTATTACGACATCATCATTCAGGAAGCCCTGTCCCGGGTCGGCGCCTTCGGTAAAACCTATGACGCCATCCTGCTGGATGAGGGCCAGGACTTTTCCCCGGACATGTTCCGGGTGATCACCGGGCTGCTCTCCCCCGTCACCAGCAACCTGACCATCGCCCTGGACGAGAACCAGAACATCTACCACCCCGGAACCCGGTGGAGCGAACTGGGCATCCAGGCCCGGGGCAGGGTCCACCGGCTGACCCCGGTTTACCGCAACACGGTCGAGATCGCCGGCTTCGCGGCCCGGTTCATCGGCAGCAGCCCCGTCCCGGCCGACGCCCCGGAAGACCCCCAGATGCCGCTCTTCTGCGACCCCTATGTCTTTCACGGCCCGCCGCCGGAGCTGTGCCGGTTTGAAACCCTCGACCTCATGACCGCCGGCATCGCCCGCCGGGCCGCCGACCTGGTAAGGCAGGAGGGCTATCCCTTCTCCGAGATCGCCTTTCTCTTTGCCATGAAGAAACCGGACAAGACCCGGACCGACACCCTCCCGGAAATGCTGGAAGACGCCCTCTCGCAGCAGGGCATATTGAGCCAGTGGATGTCCGAGGACCTCCGCTCCAAGAAATCCTACGACATCACCACCAACCGCGCCGTCATCTCCACCATCCACAGCGCCAAGGGCCTGGACTATTCCGTGGTGTTCCTCCTGGGCCTGGACTGCCTGGCCCCCAAAGCCGAAGGCTGGACCCGGGAGCAGATCGACCGCCTGATTTACGTGGGCATCACCCGCGCCCGCTACCGGCTGATTATTCCGTATGTGGAGGATCGTAGAATAGTAGAAAGGCTAAAAAACTGCTTGTAA
- a CDS encoding four helix bundle protein produces MVKDITVRTFDFALRIIKLCQTLDEKPGVSRTIAKQLLRSGTSIGANVEEGQGGQSRADFVSKISIACKEARETHYWLRLLAESETISRERLVDLIRESDELIAILTSIIKNTKANSP; encoded by the coding sequence ATGGTAAAAGATATTACAGTAAGAACATTCGATTTTGCGTTGCGTATTATCAAATTATGCCAAACGCTGGATGAAAAGCCCGGGGTTTCCCGCACGATTGCAAAACAACTGCTGCGAAGTGGCACCTCAATAGGCGCCAATGTTGAGGAAGGCCAGGGGGGGCAAAGCCGGGCTGACTTTGTTTCTAAAATATCAATCGCTTGTAAAGAGGCCAGAGAAACTCATTACTGGCTCCGTTTATTAGCGGAATCGGAGACCATCTCCCGAGAACGTTTAGTCGATCTTATTCGCGAGTCGGACGAACTGATTGCTATTCTCACAAGCATAATTAAAAATACAAAGGCCAATAGTCCATGA